A single window of Debaryomyces hansenii CBS767 chromosome F complete sequence DNA harbors:
- a CDS encoding DEHA2F02860p (similar to uniprot|P53883 Saccharomyces cerevisiae YNL175c NOP13 Protein of unknown function localizes to the nucleolus and nucleoplasm), with translation MSKEEVEIKKESKKDKKEKKERKKEKKEKKQKKAVDEDSDNENESSGDSDDEEIAIDLNAGVPLSKKQKRLLKKGKLNLEKLAKKNPPPKPILTEEEQIKKDAQEPKKSEYGVWIGNLSFDTTKEDITRFIMGKTNAYDADSNDGLVKIEQSDFIRINIPKKENKIKGFAYVDLPSAKHVDTVISLSESHLNGRNLLIKNANSFEGRPQKDTNPLSKNPPSRILFVGNLSFDTTQDLLREHFRHCGDIVKIRMATFEDTGKCKGFAFIDFRDESGPTTALKSKLAKSLINRPLRLEYGEDRSKLTPKKFARNRDNFEPSEQDSISQPPPQVSTTRERTKPQATPFKRKYDKPENNSNKRQKSSIALATAQRASVAIVPSSGKKTTFD, from the coding sequence ATGAGTAAGGAAGAAGTCGAAATAAAGAAGGAGTCTAAGAAAgacaagaaagaaaagaaagaaagaaagaaagaaaagaaagaaaagaagcAGAAAAAAGCTGTAGATGAAGACagtgataatgaaaatgaaagtaGCGGTGAcagtgatgatgaagaaatagcTATTGATTTAAATGCCGGTGTACCATTATCTAAGAAGCAAAAGCGTTTGTTGAAAAAGGGTAAATTAAATCTTGAAAAGTTAGCAAAAAAGAACCCACCACCAAAACCTATCTTgacagaagaagaacaaatcaaaaaagATGCTCAAGAACCTAAGAAATCTGAATATGGTGTTTGGATAGGTAACTTATCATTTGATACAacaaaagaagatattACAAGGTTTATCATGGGAAAGACTAATGCATATGATGCTGATAGCAATGATGGGCTTgtcaaaattgaacaatcTGATTTCATAAGAATAAACATTCctaagaaagaaaataaaataaaaggTTTTGCTTACGTCGATCTTCCAAGTGCCAAGCATGTCGATACTGTCATCTCCTTAAGTGAATCGCATTTGAATGGtagaaatttattaattaagaATGCCAATTCCTTCGAAGGGAGACCACAGAAGGATACGAATCCATTATCTAAGAACCCACcatcaagaattttatttgttgGGAATTTGTCCTTTGATACTACTCAAGATCTATTAAGAGAACATTTCAGACATTGTGGTGATATTGTCAAGATTAGAATGGCTACATTTGAAGATACTGGTAAATGTAAAGGGTTCGCGTTTATCGATTTCCGTGATGAATCAGGTCCTACGACTGCTTTGAAATCGAAATTAGCCAAAAGTTTAATTAATAGACCATTGAGGTTAGAATATGGTGAAGATAGATCGAAGTTGACTCCAAAAAAATTCGCCAGAAATAGAGATAATTTTGAACCTTCAGAACAAGACTCAATTTCGCAACCACCACCTCAGGTTTCAACAACTAGAGAGAGAACAAAGCCACAAGCAACACCATTCAAGAGAAAATATGATAAGCctgaaaataattctaacAAAAGACAGAAGTCTTCCATTGCCTTAGCTACAGCTCAAAGAGCCAGTGTTGCTATTGTTCCTTCGTCTGGTAAGAAGACTACATTTGACTGA
- a CDS encoding DEHA2F02904p (weakly similar to uniprot|P53094 Saccharomyces cerevisiae YGL197W MDS3 Protein with an N-terminal kelch-like domain putative negative regulator of early meiotic gene expression), whose amino-acid sequence MSTLVPSASSCYGLRLPPTEKDDRLNLNVRTGSASTLYKSLVFTYGGLTIGLDIGDESVDELIRIFHSKISNLKSNSIDKYLSGEFFYLDLIEKYWTRVDIPSGERKPKPRVFHEITAVNNCIYVFGGLIVNEKYDSHTHEDTNERELVPCNDLWEFSLESRKWNLLHDGSKYEYDAAVPRPRFSHKMTTLSSLSFANRKDHFGIFIAGGRDDESRPLYDNFVFDLVTKEYVGSSPIELTLDTKKNSQKFRNVNSIVTSEDYKISVDYVNNVIISFIKEPTHHHHHSRTRSTNKAISSDYTSTMEGDESLIVYSQVDSSKDQSINTLLSFKVGKSIKEGKILPVHNKVSTKENETKRITNHTIPYNLKFPTGGLFGQNIVITGFLPNDNDICVFIYNKPTGKWSRLNFFCDHDYGSHRCWGGFAWQSHHKVVLLGNYLTSRTTSSIRYFTLMITVSLPITNILASLELEGGHYHCPDGTKVFYKDDNSSTDDNNRDRISEEDAYSSSDALSDGEKKMLKRHHSVSASSDKAPQSISFSEYVHYVAPKTKFTTIRSVFPPAAITLGRNAMDRYGDLISDFELVSSKGDRIPVSLRILMERWGRYFVQLLAKGYVQAVDRFERDQQLDSESTRNASSASESMNSANKTQNKLRSSMSTCGGSSISSSNSEVSINQSKPSKKGHHQSSYHVSIPAPSKYSKEPPQFRLPFQESSLTNNSVSEKANETINQHFEETKRGIETNNNEKLPDLPGSSHIKDEQPDTSRKGSVSSFSSSNSLLNSHLQNIPPQLPLPNEPIPAVPASTSFRGSSRKNSADLNSPRASLMYTLTALRNIPATKSPRESPFSSPRASVSGGPAPMGNELSSLAIPNLKQSSLSTDRNNHRLTRSLDSSPNGSTDALPIKTAAGECITDQNFRNKKVSNSSSMASSETFNSDKKFSPLSSIQPNTNKIYAKDADDRQDYEETNTTEANNSLFSNPLLDFENAESGKFRMEPSLIPRKLYMPFATSSIKAFCEYLYTGQVGNKWLLSPVTLDNLAISKFLDVPLLYDLISEVLFGVIGRKESFIIREGNKLKRRYHELLELTGSVKESGFKFPLDEYEGFMDTIDDGFLDITLLKKSSASHKDSSASAMSSKRNKSSLNSASSFRYSISIDDINENAMSLREVPIDETLRSTNTESNQENIPTNNQEESTDDSIEKSTSNSEEDTDFELGYLDARDNSSLNVGPRAKSIFDKSGTDMQFHSALDNDQKEKESEMEKSKSLNLTLEQLVSPQSPLPSDYTIDLIYETATLCRDIKLMLRAANVKNMGDVFNQSKLELNIAIEELENKYDEQQKQQDEEQKIEHPQFKGKIPSQPSGNESDTGLEHIRSNMSSSSLSTLGLRSVDLEKTKSNTGFRAIGGFGPFKSKTDLKASKMTSFENNKELDRRITRSIKNDEKLKSKTAKDEKLKRLQDQKLERRQTDKPKLMTRKSIFTKYKDEGSTSTLASEASTNKKKHGFLHHLSHKKKNEAPINQGDNSSLESSNLSRTLSASGSISSANSKKSQGSRIKNSLFGKKRLSN is encoded by the coding sequence atGTCTACGTTAGTACCTTCGGCAAGCAGCTGTTATGGATTACGATTGCCACCAACAGAAAAGGATGATCGACTCAATTTGAATGTGAGGACCGGCTCAGCATCCACTCTTTATAAATCATTGGTATTTACGTACGGAGGGCTCACTATAGGATTGGATATTGGGGATGAGAGTGTGGACGAGCTAATTCGGATTTTCCATCTGAAAATATCGAATTTGAAATCTAATCTGATCGACAAATATCTATCGGGAGAGTTTTTTTATCTTGATTTGATCGAAAAGTATTGGACACGGGTGGATATACCGAGCGGTGAACGAAAGCCTAAACCTAGGGTATTTCATGAGATAACGGCGGTTAACAACTGTATTTATGTATTTGGAGGGTTGATTGTGAATGAGAAATATGATAGCCACACACACGAAGATACTAATGAAAGAGAATTGGTGCCATGTAACGATTTATGGGAGTTTAGCCTTGAGTCTCGAAAATGGAATTTGCTTCATGATGGTAGCAAGTATGAATATGATGCGGCTGTTCCTAGACCGAGGTTTAGTCACAAGATGACGACTTTGAGCAGCTTGTCATTTGCTAACAGGAAAGATCATTTTGGTATATTTATAGCAGGTGGAAGAGATGACGAATCAAGGCCGTTGTATGACAATTTTGTGTTTGATCTTGTGACAAAGGAATACGTGGGGTCATCACCTATTGAACTAACACTCGACACCAAGAAAAACAGTCAAAAATTTCGAAATGTCAATAGCATAGTTACTTCAGAGGACTATAAAATTAGTGTCGATTATGTTAATAATGTGATAATTAGTTTCATTAAGGAACCCACTCaccatcatcatcattctcGTACCAGATCAACAAATAAAGCTATACTGAGCGATTATACAAGTACTATGGAAGGTGATGAATCACTTATAGTGTATTCGCAAGTTGATTCATCGAAAGACCAGTCAATAAACACATTGCTATCGTTTAAAGTTGGAAAGTCCATAAAAGAAGGTAAAATATTACCAGTACATAACAAGGTTCTGACAAAAGAAAACGAGACGAAGAGGATAACGAACCATACCATTCCTTACAACTTGAAATTTCCTACGGGTGGATTGTTTGGTCAAAATATCGTCATTACAGGATTCTTACccaatgataatgatatatgTGTTTTCATTTACAATAAACCAACAGGTAAATGGTCTAGactaaattttttttgtgATCATGATTATGGCTCGCATAGATGTTGGGGAGGGTTTGCATGGCAATCACATCATAAGGTTGTCTTACTCGGTAATTACCTAACATCTCGGACTACAAGTAGCATTAGGTATTTTACTTTAATGATCACAGTGAGCTTGCCAATTACAAATATCTTAGCAAGTTTGGAATTAGAGGGAGGCCATTATCATTGCCCTGATGGCACAAAAGTGTTCTATAAGGACGATAATTCTTCCACTGACGATAATAATAGGGATAGGATTAGCGAAGAAGATGCTTATTCATCATCCGATGCATTAAGTGATGGTGAAAAGAAGATGCTTAAAAGACATCATAGCGTCTCTGCTTCCAGTGATAAGGCTCCTCAATCAATAAGCTTTAGTGAATATGTTCATTACGTAGCCCCAAAAACAAAGTTCACCACTATTAGATCAGTCTTCCCGCCAGCGGCTATAACCTTGGGTAGAAATGCCATGGATAGATATGGTGATTTGATATCTGACTTTGAATTGGTTTCATCTAAAGGTGATAGGATACCGGTATCCTTGAGGATTTTAATGGAACGGTGGGGTAGATATTTTGTTCAGCTATTAGCAAAAGGATATGTCCAGGCTGTGGATAGGTTTGAACGTGATCAACAGTTAGACTCTGAGTCTACAAGGAATGCATCTTCAGCATCAGAAAGTATGAATTCTGCAAACAAAACTCAAAACAAGTTAAGATCGTCGATGAGTACATGTGGCGGTTCTTCGATTTCATCCAGCAATTCTGAAGTTAGTATTAACCAAAGTAAACCAAGTAAAAAGGGACACCATCAATCGTCGTATCACGTTTCTATCCCTGCGCCATCTAAGTATTCTAAGGAGCCTCCACAGTTCAGACTACCCTTCCAGGAGCTGTCGCTCACGAATAATTCAGTTTCAGAGAAAGCAAATGAAACGATTAACCAACATTTCGAAGAAACAAAGCGTGGAATAGAAACGAATAATAACGAAAAATTGCCTGATTTGCCTGGCTCGTCGCATATAAAGGATGAGCAACCTGACACTTCCCGTAAAGGATCAGTCAGTTCATTCTCAAGCTCTAATTCCTTATTAAATTCCCATCTCCAGAACATTCCACCTCAATTACCATTACCTAATGAGCCAATTCCAGCAGTTCCTGCTTCAACATCATTTAGAGGTTCGtcaagaaaaaattcagCAGATTTAAATTCACCCAGAGCATCACTTATGTATACTTTGACAGCCTTGAGGAATATACCTGCTACAAAATCTCCCAGGGAGTCGCCATTTTCTTCTCCGCGAGCATCAGTGTCTGGAGGCCCTGCACCAATGGGAAACGAATTACTGAGTCTAGCAATTCCAAACTTGAAACAAAGCTCTCTTTCTACTGACAGAAATAATCATCGTCTCACAAGATCGCTAGACAGTTCACCAAATGGTTCTACCGACGCTCTTCCGATTAAGACGGCTGCCGGGGAATGTATAACAGATcaaaattttagaaataaGAAAGTCTCGAATAGTTCTTCAATGGCATCACTGGAAACATTTAATCTGGATAAGAAATTTTCTCCGTTATCATCAATCCAACCAAACaccaataaaatatatgcGAAGGATGCAGATGACCGTCAAGATTATGAAGAAACGAATACTACTGAagcaaataattctctttttAGTAACCCATTattagattttgaaaatgcGGAGAGTGGGAAATTCAGAATGGAGCCGTCGCTCATCCCAAGAAAGCTTTATATGCCATTTGCAACTAGTTCAATCAAAGCATTCTGcgaatatttatataccGGCCAAGTTGGTAACAAATGGCTTTTATCGCCAGTCACATTGGATAATTTGGCAATCtcaaaatttttggatGTTCCGTTATtatatgatttaataaGCGAAGTTTTGTTTGGTGTTATTGGTAGGAAGGAatcatttattattagagaAGGTAATAAGTTGAAAAGAAGATATCACGAATTATTAGAGTTAACAGGTTCGGTTAAGGAATCGGGGTTTAAGTTCCCTTTAGACGAGTACGAAGGTTTTATGGATACTATTGATGATGGGTTTTTAGATATCACATTACTAAAGAAGTCATCAGCTAGTCATAAGGATAGTTCAGCATCGGCAATGAGTAGCAAGAGGAATAAGCTGTCTTTAAATTCAGCGTCATCATTTCGTTATTCCATAAgtattgatgatattaatgagaATGCAATGTCGCTAAGGGAAGTACCAATCGATGAGACGTTGAGATCAACAAATACCGAAAGTAACCAAGAGAATATTCCAACTAACAATCAAGAGGAATCAACCGACGAttctattgaaaaatctacTTCTAATAGCGAAGAGGATACGGACTTCGAACTTGGCTATTTAGATGCTAGAGATAATCTGTCATTAAACGTTGGCCCTCGAGCAAAATCGATCTTCGATAAATCTGGGACAGACATGCAATTTCATAGTGCCCTTGATAACGATCAAAAGGAAAAGGAAAGCGAAATGGAAAAGTCTAAAAGCTTGAATCTTACGCTCGAGCAGTTAGTAAGTCCACAGTCGCCATTACCATCTGATTATACGATCGACTTGATATATGAAACTGCCACACTTTGTAGAGATATAAAGTTGATGCTAAGAGCAGCAAACGTGAAGAATATGGGTGACGTATTTAATCAGAGTAAgcttgaattgaatatagccatagaagaattagagaaTAAGTACGATGAACAACAAAAACAACAAGATGAAGAGCAGAAAATTGAACACCCACAATTCAAAGGAAAGATACCATCTCAGCCTTCTGGAAATGAATCTGATACTGGTTTGGAGCATATTAGATCTAACATgtcgtcttcatcattaagCACGTTAGGGCTTAGAAGCGttgatttggaaaaaaCGAAATCAAATACAGGTTTTAGGGCCATCGGAGGGTTTGGCCCATTTAAGAGTAAAACTGACTTAAAGGCACTGAAGATGACCTCATTCGAAAACAACAAGGAATTAGATAGAAGAATTACTAGGCTGATTAAGAacgatgaaaaattaaaactGAAGACTGCTAAGGATGAGAAGTTGAAGCGACTCCAAGATCaaaaattggaaagaaGACAGACAGACAAGCCAAAATTAATGACAAGAAAGAGTATATTTACAAAGTATAAAGATGAGGGATCAACCAGCACATTAGCTTCAGAGGCGTCGacgaacaagaagaagcatGGCTTTTTGCACCATCTTAGtcacaagaagaaaaacgAAGCTCCTATAAACCAAGGGGATAATTCTCTGTTGGAATCTTCGAATTTGAGTAGAACGTTATCTGCATCAGGCAGTATAAGTTCAGCTAATAGCAAAAAGTCGCAGGGACTGAGGATTAAAAATAGCTTATTTGGCAAGAAAAGACTTTCCAACTAA
- a CDS encoding DEHA2F02882p (weakly similar to uniprot|Q02455 Saccharomyces cerevisiae YKR095W MLP1 Myosin-like protein associated with the nuclear envelope connects the nuclear pore complex with the nuclear interior) produces the protein MSEVVEQRASNGDNASTKTSSTQNTRLKKLTSGSEWVSPFRESGHSQKNLRQQLKEDNSIKNIHVPSKFTTHPTLDAQKKEKKEKEKAAKLEKKKKEKEAKEKEAKEKEAKEKEAKEKEAEDKGDEEETKAVTLKNTEVDPLKAVTLKENGADPKSSKDASMRSLKDEPIDTPKESVFGGNKETEDLEYGEDLYEDDVKADNESERPLSEAEQAEVEDEVNGDTKKDEPATTDEATKEVSETAVKDKDASGSDEIENVVKEAPIELVTQPGSKYEPVPLPNQEVLDKLKDKPKLLSRYQELNAAAVSSLSRSLDDPNKVVDLGSGLRMTQQQLLDIAAKRVAPVITNINDEVSKTRNEDEIKRKKELDSKVASHEKKLQKDFDKHNKKLEKQKSKFTTDIGNKLQDLKKKMKNSDLTAANFEKETRKEIDTANEDYKERETTAVEKHSKDKDTIIKNHEELEGTKKQELEDAKANQETTTQEIEELHERKTELDNANSELSTRIEELTAELNERTIELDDLKAKHAAKQDGISKNLASKDELDNKITTTKKELETKKKQHDKLSAEVGVLGGVLSTYAAKLTDLKSEASSHGDRLTDAKKKYKDWEDEKDQLATEIAREHERKRATAQEEAETKRVEDELEEKRLKNEAERKEAEERVAAKKEEERKLQESHEKAEADRLANDPEHQFMLATQKRESDVKKLEDERAEKERVYNEHKDKEAEEAQKLQEEIEELKQQKAAHDESAREEADKLAEAKLVQIEQLKKEHEERVKMFKEKLEFEELQKSRLLDEVDNLNKIKELRAEKARLTSELNKDVDVKDVNKLIEERELEVSKLSKQIELDNADLNNFNATQRSALAEGQKSTEPSKDITEADRPSKVSNAPIFANIGGSSKEQNIANKSDHSKPVKNEDNSNSSSQKKSGARATGLATAGLAGAAGAGTAVALDAKNNAKNVSNVNDSKSTGGSFSKLKSLTKRIRGESVSDANAEEPAVSSKEKKPSTKSAAPVNISKQPDGKSTKTKAVPVTSSSKRADNAASFSDSSSAYETYSVYEEVSEAEYQKNLKNPDYMEMTAEEFEKRRKAGDH, from the coding sequence ATGTCCGAAGTTGTTGAACAGAGGGCTAGCAATGGTGATAATGCTTCAACCAAGACTAGTTCTACCCAAAACACtagattgaagaaattgaccAGTGGGTCGGAATGGGTGTCCCCATTCAGAGAATCGGGGCATTCGCAAAAGAACCTTCGTCAGCAATTAAAAGAAGATAACTCTATTAAGAATATACATGTTCCTAGCAAGTTCACGACTCATCCTACATTAGATGCACAgaagaaggagaagaaggaaaaggaaAAGGCGGCCAAattggagaagaagaagaaggaaaaggaaGCCAAGGAGAAGGAAGCCAAGGAAAAGGAAGCCAAGGAGAAGGAAGCCAAGGAGAAGGAAGCTGAAGACAAGGGTGATGAAGAGGAAACCAAGGCAGTGACATTGAAGAACACTGAGGTTGATCCATTAAAGGCGGTTAccttgaaagaaaatggaGCTGATCCAAAGCTGTCGAAGGATGCATCTATGCGTTCGTTGAAAGATGAGCCAATTGACACCCCTAAAGAAAGCGTATTTGGCGGTAACAAAGAGACCGAGGATCTCGAATACGGCGAAGATTtatatgaagatgatgTTAAGGCCGACAATGAATCAGAAAGACCATTGTCAGAAGCTGAACAAGCAGAAGTTGAAGACGAAGTGAACGGTGATACTAAGAAGGACGAGCCTGCAACTACTGATGAAGCTACTAAGGAAGTATCCGAAACTGCGGTTAAGGACAAAGATGCAAGTGGATCTGAtgagattgaaaatgtaGTCAAGGAAGCTCCAATTGAGCTTGTAACTCAACCAGGATCTAAATATGAACCTGTGCCTTTACCTAATCAAGAAGTCTTAGACAAATTGAAGGATAAGCCTAAGTTGTTAAGCCGTTACCAAGAGTTAAACGCTGCAGCCGTATCTTCGTTATCTCGTAGTCTCGACGACCCTAATAAGGTTGTTGACTTAGGAAGTGGTTTGAGGATGACTCAACAGCAATTATTGGATATTGCTGCTAAAAGAGTTGCTCCAGTTATAACTAACATCAATGATGAAGTCTCGAAGACTagaaatgaagatgaaataaagAGAAAAAAGGAATTGGATTCTAAGGTTGCAAGCCATGAAAAAAAGTTGCAAAAGGACTTTGATAAGCATAACAAAAAGCTTGAAAAGCAAAAGTCTAAATTCACTACTGATATTGGAAACAAATTACAAGActtaaagaaaaagatgaagaattctGACTTAACAGCTGCAAATTTTGAGAAAGAAACTAggaaagaaattgatacaGCCAACGAAGATTACAAAGAACGTGAAACTACTGCCGTTGAGAAGCATTCCAAGGATAAAGATACAATTATCAAGAACcatgaagaattagaaggAACTaagaaacaagaattgGAAGATGCAAAGGCTAATCAAGAAACGACAACTCAAgagattgaagaattgcATGAAAGGAAGACTGAATTAGATAACGCTAATTCCGAGTTGTCTACCAGGATTGAAGAACTCACTGCCGAATTGAATGAAAGAACCATAGAATTAGATGACTTGAAGGCTAAACATGCAGCAAAGCAAGATGGTATCTCCAAAAATTTAGCTAGTAAAGATGAACTAGACAATAAGATTACTACCACTAAAAAGGAATTAGAAACTAAGAAAAAGCAGcatgataaattatctgCTGAGGTTGGTGTCTTAGGTGGTGTCTTGAGCACATATGCAGCTAAGTTAACTGATTTAAAATCTGAAGCTTCGTCCCATGGCGACAGATTGACTGACGCTaagaaaaaatataaagattgggaagatgaaaaagatcAATTAGCTACTGAAATAGCCAGAGAGCATGAGCGTAAGAGAGCTACTGCTCAAGAAGAGGCTGAGACCAAACGTGTTGAAGATGAGTTGGAAGAAAAGAGATTAAAAAATGAAGCTGAAAGAAAAGAGGCTGAAGAAAGAGTAGCTgcaaagaaagaagaagaacgtAAATTGCAAGAATCCCACGAAAAAGCTGAGGCTGATAGATTAGCTAATGATCCTGAACACCAATTTATGTTAGCTACTCAGAAGAGAGAATCCGATGtaaagaaattagaagatgaGAGAGCTGAAAAAGAACGCGTCTATAATGAGCATAAGGATAAGGAAGCTGAGGAAGCTCAgaaattacaagaagaaattgaagaattaaagcaACAAAAGGCTGCTCATGATGAATCTGCTAGAGAAGAGGCCGACAAGCTTGCAGAAGCGAAATTGGTTCAAATCgaacaattgaagaaggagCATGAAGAAAGAGTAAAAATGTTCAAGGAAAAGCtagaatttgaagaattacaaaaatCTAGATTATTAGACGAAGTCGATAATTTAAACAAGATTAAGGAATTGAGGGCAGAGAAAGCGAGATTAACCTCtgaattgaataaggaTGTTGACGTGAAAGATGTTAATAAACTCATTGAAGAACGGGAACTTGAGGTTTCTAAATTAAGTAAACAAATCGAACTCGATAACGCTGATTTAAACAACTTCAACGCTACTCAGAGATCTGCTTTAGCCGAAGGTCAAAAATCCACGGAACCTTCGAAAGATATTACTGAGGCTGATAGACCTTCTAAAGTCCTGAATGCTCCTATCTTTGCCAATATTGGTGGTAGTTCAAAGGAACAAAACATTGCTAATAAATCAGATCATCTGAAACCAGTAAAGAATGAAGACAATTCTAACAGCTCATCTCAGAAAAAATCTGGAGCTCGTGCCACAGGGTTAGCTACTGCCGGCCTTGCTGGTGCCGCAGGTGCTGGTACCGCTGTAGCTTTAGATGCTAAGAATAATGCTAAGAATGTTTCAAACGTGAATGACTCTAAGAGTACTGGGGGTAGTTTTAGTAAGCTTAAGAGCTTAActaaaagaattagaggGGAATCGGTGTCTGATGCAAATGCTGAAGAGCCAGCTGTTTCGAGTAAAGAGAAAAAGCCTAGTACGAAAAGCGCGGCTCCTGTGAATATTTCGAAGCAACCAGATGGAAAGTCAACCAAAACTAAGGCAGTTCCAGTGACTTCGTCGTCAAAAAGGGCCGATAATGCAGCAAGCTTCTCAGATTCGTCCTCAGCATATGAAACTTATTCAGTATATGAAGAAGTTTCAGAAGCTGAGtatcaaaagaatttgaagaaccCAGATTATATGGAAATGACTGCTGAAGAGTTTGAAAAGCGTAGAAAAGCGGGTGATCACTAA
- a CDS encoding DEHA2F02926p (similar to uniprot|P14065 Saccharomyces cerevisiae YOR120W GCY1 Putative NADP(+) coupled glycerol dehydrogenase proposed to be involved in an alternative pathway for glycerol catabolism) — protein MAVTLKNNTDTVTLNNGDKIPAVGLGTWQATEKDAAYKSVKAALQNGYRHIDTAAIYGNEEEVGRGIKDSGVPREEIYVTTKLWNADHKKAEEALNTSLKKLGLDYIDLYLIHWPYSVQPDTKQPYSDWDYLDTYKELQKLKATGNVKAIGVSNFTVKQLERLLADKDITIKPAVNQIEAHPLLTQPELTEYLKKNDIVIEAYSPLGSSNSPLFKNETVVAIAEKYQVEPAQVLVSWAIQRDTVVLPKSVTESRIISNLKTFKLSDEDFNTLNNLSQKDGVVRTCNPEFNDFDD, from the coding sequence ATGGCTGTCACTTTAAAGAATAACACTGATACCGTTACATTGAACAATGGCGATAAAATCCCAGCAGTTGGTTTGGGTACTTGGCAAGCTACCGAAAAGGATGCTGCTTACAAGTCTGTTAAGGCAGCTTTACAAAATGGTTACAGACATATTGATACTGCAGCGATTTACGGtaacgaagaagaagttggtAGGGGTATTAAAGACTCTGGGGTACCAAGAGAAGAAATCTATGTTACAACTAAATTGTGGAATGCTGACCATAAGAAGGCTGAAGAAGCATTGAATACTtccttgaagaaattgggTTTAGACTACATCGACTtgtatttgattcattGGCCATACTCTGTACAACCAGACACCAAGCAACCATACAGTGACTGGGATTACTTGGACACTTACAAGGAATTGCAAAAACTTAAGGCAACTGGAAATGTTAAGGCTATCGGTGTTTCCAATTTCACTGTTAAGCAACTTGAAAGATTATTGGCTGACAAGGATATCACTATTAAGCCAGCTGTCAATCAAATTGAAGCACACCCATTATTGACACAACCTGAATTAACCGAAtacttgaagaagaatgataTTGTAATTGAAGCTTATTCTCCATTAGgttcttctaattctcCGTTATTTAAGAATGAAACTGTCGTTGCTATTGCCGAGAAATACCAAGTTGAACCTGCTCAAGTATTGGTTTCCTGGGCCATTCAGAGAGATACCGTTGTCTTACCAAAATCGGTAACCGAATCCAGAATTATCTCCAATTTAAAGACATTTAAATTATCCGATGAAGATTTTAATACGTTAAATAACTTATCGCAAAAGGATGGTGTTGTTAGAACTTGTAACCCAGAGTTCAACGACTTTGATGATtag